One window of Mesorhizobium sp. PAMC28654 genomic DNA carries:
- a CDS encoding ROK family transcriptional regulator, producing MNDIRPIRAKSGTNQEGTSAHNRRVMIEALRLNGALSRADLARATQLTKQAVSNIIEDLERDGLVVGLDTVRKGRGQPSTPYRLVPEGAFAIGLQIDRHLTRAVAVDLMGSVLARAEANVPFDEPSKGVEVILGLIDGVRRELAGISVQSERRLVGLGVAMPGPFGVKNSDDKWMMPAWQKFPLLETLAAGTGLNVGLQNDAAACATAERIVGAAHGVDHAVCLYVGYGIGAGLILNGELYSGGNGNAGEIGMALLSPAGPGSTPLEHRASLASLYQHLGLDPADEGLYERIGAMAAAEDPRIMAWIEGAAHDLRWSVHLIETIFDPQTVILTSGAPEALARRLVEAMHPLLPSIADRSGRNLPRLQLGTTDPWSIALGAAAAPISRAFDPLFSAILKTRSGGF from the coding sequence GTGAACGATATTCGTCCGATCCGCGCCAAGAGCGGCACCAACCAGGAAGGCACGAGCGCGCACAACCGCCGTGTCATGATCGAGGCGCTGCGTCTCAACGGTGCGCTTTCACGAGCCGATCTGGCGCGGGCGACGCAACTGACCAAGCAGGCGGTTTCCAACATCATCGAGGACCTCGAGCGCGACGGCCTTGTCGTCGGGCTCGATACGGTGCGAAAGGGCAGGGGCCAGCCCTCGACCCCCTACAGGCTGGTTCCCGAAGGAGCATTCGCGATCGGGCTGCAGATTGACCGCCACCTGACGCGGGCGGTTGCCGTCGACCTGATGGGCAGCGTGCTGGCCCGTGCCGAGGCAAACGTGCCTTTTGATGAACCATCGAAAGGCGTCGAGGTCATCCTCGGCCTTATCGACGGCGTCCGGCGTGAACTGGCTGGCATATCCGTCCAATCGGAGAGGCGTCTCGTCGGCCTTGGCGTCGCCATGCCCGGTCCTTTCGGAGTGAAGAACTCGGATGACAAATGGATGATGCCGGCCTGGCAGAAGTTTCCGTTGCTGGAGACGCTGGCCGCCGGAACGGGCCTGAATGTCGGCCTGCAGAATGACGCCGCCGCATGCGCGACGGCCGAACGCATCGTCGGCGCCGCGCATGGCGTCGATCATGCGGTTTGTCTCTATGTCGGCTACGGCATCGGCGCCGGGCTGATTCTGAATGGCGAACTTTATAGCGGCGGCAATGGCAATGCGGGCGAGATCGGCATGGCGCTGCTGTCGCCGGCCGGCCCCGGCTCGACGCCGCTCGAGCATCGCGCCTCGCTCGCCTCGCTCTATCAGCATCTCGGCCTCGATCCCGCCGATGAAGGTCTCTACGAACGGATAGGCGCGATGGCGGCGGCCGAGGATCCCAGGATCATGGCCTGGATCGAGGGTGCGGCACACGACCTGCGCTGGAGCGTGCATCTCATTGAGACGATTTTCGACCCCCAGACCGTCATCCTGACCAGCGGCGCACCGGAGGCGCTGGCCCGCCGCCTTGTCGAGGCGATGCATCCGCTGCTGCCGTCGATCGCCGACAGGTCCGGGCGAAATTTGCCGCGCCTGCAGCTCGGCACCACCGACCCCTGGTCGATCGCGCTCGGCGCGGCGGCAGCGCCGATCAGCCGTGCCTTCGATCCGCTGTTCTCGGCGATCCTGAAGACGCGATCCGGCGGCTTCTGA
- a CDS encoding PfkB family carbohydrate kinase, with protein sequence MRPLAVIGNVNVDLIVGPVAPWPKAGTETVVDHDELRVGGQAGNSALAWEALGVDFEIAANVGDDQFGRWLREAFGRRADKWPVRPEGTTLSVGMTHPDGERTFFTTRGHLPRFSLADVFCVLDGKRLSGGYALLCGSFLTYDLTADYDAFFDWADSHGIAVALDTGWPIDGWTEANCDAARAWLSRCELALFNEVETVTLAGLESPLEAAQAIRSDMKQGATVVVKRGPEGAIATGPDGMLVEAAAPGVKVVDTIGAGDVFNAAFLAALAQGQPLTACLSAATRVASRAISTLPRNYGGPMHFEEAMHERA encoded by the coding sequence ATGCGGCCGCTTGCAGTCATCGGCAACGTCAATGTCGACCTCATCGTCGGCCCGGTCGCGCCATGGCCGAAAGCCGGAACCGAGACCGTCGTCGACCATGACGAATTGCGCGTCGGCGGGCAGGCCGGGAACAGCGCGCTTGCCTGGGAAGCGCTGGGCGTCGACTTCGAGATTGCCGCCAACGTCGGGGACGACCAGTTCGGCCGCTGGCTTCGCGAAGCCTTTGGCCGCCGCGCCGACAAATGGCCGGTTCGCCCCGAAGGGACGACCCTGTCCGTCGGCATGACCCACCCGGACGGCGAGCGGACCTTCTTCACCACGCGCGGACACCTGCCGCGCTTCAGCCTGGCCGATGTGTTCTGTGTCCTCGACGGCAAGCGCCTGTCCGGCGGCTACGCACTGTTGTGCGGGTCCTTCCTGACCTACGATCTCACGGCCGACTACGATGCGTTCTTCGACTGGGCGGACAGCCACGGCATCGCCGTCGCGCTCGACACCGGCTGGCCGATCGACGGCTGGACTGAGGCCAATTGCGACGCCGCGCGCGCGTGGCTGTCGCGTTGCGAACTGGCGCTTTTCAATGAGGTCGAGACCGTGACCCTGGCCGGTCTGGAAAGCCCGCTGGAAGCCGCGCAGGCGATCAGGTCCGACATGAAGCAGGGCGCCACCGTCGTCGTCAAGCGCGGGCCGGAGGGCGCAATCGCCACCGGCCCGGACGGCATGCTTGTCGAGGCTGCCGCACCCGGCGTGAAAGTCGTCGACACGATCGGCGCAGGCGATGTCTTCAATGCCGCCTTCCTCGCGGCCCTTGCGCAGGGCCAACCACTGACTGCTTGCCTGTCCGCCGCCACACGCGTGGCATCGCGTGCAATCTCCACCCTGCCCCGCAACTATGGCGGGCCAATGCATTTCGAGGAAGCCATGCATGAGCGCGCTTGA
- a CDS encoding carbohydrate ABC transporter permease, with the protein MSGTWMTTRAWLLMLPLLVVMVAVIGWPLIDTVGLSFTDAKLIGTGGNFVGFDNYTNMLTSTNFSRTLVTTTLFAVISVAAEMVIGVLAALLLNQQFHGRALLRALMILPWALPTVVNATLWRLIYNPEYGALNAALTQLHLIDAYRSWLGEPGTALAALIVADCWKNFPLVALIALAALQAVPRDITAASLVDGAGPFNRFRFVILPYLAGPLMVALVLRTIEAFKVFDIIWVMTRGGPANSTRTLSILVYQEAFSFQRAGSGASLALIVTLLVTVLAVAYAALVCKSAGSAT; encoded by the coding sequence ATGTCGGGCACCTGGATGACAACCCGTGCGTGGCTGCTGATGCTGCCGCTTCTCGTGGTGATGGTCGCCGTCATCGGCTGGCCGCTGATCGATACGGTCGGCCTTTCCTTCACCGACGCCAAGCTCATCGGCACGGGCGGTAATTTCGTCGGCTTCGACAATTATACGAACATGCTGACGAGCACGAACTTCTCGCGCACGCTGGTCACCACGACCCTGTTCGCCGTCATCTCGGTCGCCGCTGAAATGGTGATCGGTGTTCTCGCGGCACTGCTCCTCAATCAGCAGTTTCACGGGCGCGCCTTGTTGCGCGCGCTGATGATCCTGCCCTGGGCATTGCCGACGGTGGTCAACGCCACGCTGTGGCGGCTCATCTACAATCCCGAATATGGCGCGCTGAACGCCGCACTCACACAACTGCATCTCATCGATGCCTACCGGTCCTGGCTCGGTGAACCCGGAACCGCGCTGGCGGCGCTGATCGTCGCCGATTGCTGGAAGAATTTTCCGCTGGTGGCGCTGATTGCGCTGGCGGCCCTGCAGGCGGTTCCCCGCGACATCACCGCTGCCTCGCTCGTCGACGGCGCCGGACCCTTCAACCGCTTCCGCTTTGTCATCCTGCCCTATCTCGCAGGCCCCTTGATGGTCGCGCTGGTGCTGCGCACCATCGAGGCCTTCAAGGTCTTCGACATCATTTGGGTCATGACCCGTGGCGGCCCGGCCAACAGCACGCGGACCCTGTCCATCCTCGTCTACCAGGAGGCATTCTCCTTCCAGCGCGCCGGCTCCGGCGCGTCATTGGCGCTGATCGTCACCCTGCTCGTCACCGTGCTGGCCGTCGCCTACGCCGCGCTGGTTTGCAAGAGCGCCGGGAGTGCCACCTGA
- a CDS encoding 3-hydroxybutyrate dehydrogenase: MASLSSKSALVTGSTSGIGLAIARAFAAEGANVTINGLGDADAIEQERAGIEKDFGVKCRYSDANMMDGAAVTAMVVEAEAAFGSLDILVNNAGIQHVAPIEDFPDDKWEAIIRINLLASFYAIKAALPGMKARKWGRIINTASAHALVASPFKSAYVSAKHGISGLTKTVALEAALDGVTVNAIAPGYVWTPLVEKQIPDTMKARGMTEEQVKHDVLLAAQPTKEFVTVDELAALALFLCSDAAKQITGTILPMDGGWTAQ; this comes from the coding sequence ATGGCTTCCCTTTCTTCGAAGAGTGCCCTCGTCACCGGTTCGACCAGCGGCATCGGCCTGGCTATCGCCCGTGCCTTTGCCGCCGAGGGGGCCAACGTCACCATCAACGGCCTGGGCGACGCTGATGCCATCGAACAGGAGCGCGCCGGCATCGAGAAGGACTTTGGCGTCAAGTGCCGTTACTCCGACGCCAACATGATGGACGGCGCGGCGGTGACGGCCATGGTTGTTGAAGCCGAGGCGGCGTTCGGCAGCCTCGACATTCTCGTCAACAATGCCGGCATCCAGCATGTCGCGCCGATCGAGGACTTCCCGGACGACAAATGGGAAGCCATCATCCGCATCAACCTGCTGGCGTCCTTTTACGCGATCAAGGCGGCGCTGCCCGGCATGAAGGCGCGCAAATGGGGCCGCATCATCAATACGGCTTCCGCGCACGCGCTGGTCGCCTCGCCGTTCAAGTCAGCCTATGTGTCGGCCAAGCACGGCATTTCCGGCCTGACCAAGACCGTGGCGCTGGAGGCGGCGCTTGACGGCGTCACGGTCAACGCGATCGCGCCCGGCTATGTCTGGACGCCTCTGGTCGAAAAGCAGATTCCCGACACGATGAAAGCGCGCGGCATGACCGAGGAGCAGGTCAAGCACGATGTGCTGCTGGCGGCGCAACCGACCAAGGAGTTCGTCACCGTCGACGAACTCGCCGCGCTGGCGCTGTTCCTGTGCTCGGATGCGGCCAAGCAGATCACCGGCACGATCTTGCCGATGGATGGCGGCTGGACGGCGCAGTAA
- a CDS encoding acetoacetate decarboxylase produces the protein MKIADVVKRAYAMPLTNPSFPPGPYRFFNREYVIITYRTTREALEAVVPEPLEIDEPLVKYEFIRMPDSTGFGDYTETGQVIPVRYKGRHGSYVHSMYLDDDAPIAGGRELWGFPKKLATPKIVHEGEVIVGTLHYGSVLCATGTMGYKHREADHDSVLASLAAPNFLIKIIPHVDGSPRICELVRYYLTDVTLKEAWTAPAALDLRPHVMADVARLPVLDIVSAVHFTADLTLGLGEVMHDYLADYSRSETSTNQLEKARA, from the coding sequence TTGAAGATCGCCGATGTCGTGAAGCGCGCCTATGCGATGCCGCTGACCAACCCTTCCTTTCCACCCGGGCCATATCGTTTCTTCAACCGCGAATACGTCATCATCACCTATCGCACGACGCGCGAAGCCCTTGAGGCCGTCGTGCCGGAGCCGCTGGAGATCGACGAGCCGCTGGTCAAGTACGAGTTCATTCGCATGCCGGATTCGACCGGCTTTGGCGACTACACCGAAACCGGCCAGGTGATCCCCGTGCGCTACAAGGGCCGGCACGGCAGCTATGTTCATTCGATGTATCTCGATGACGACGCGCCGATCGCCGGTGGGCGCGAGCTCTGGGGTTTTCCAAAGAAGCTCGCCACCCCCAAGATCGTGCATGAGGGCGAGGTGATCGTCGGCACATTGCACTATGGCAGCGTGCTCTGCGCCACCGGCACGATGGGCTACAAACACCGCGAGGCCGACCACGACAGCGTGCTCGCCTCGCTGGCAGCGCCTAATTTCCTGATCAAGATCATCCCGCATGTCGACGGCAGCCCACGCATTTGCGAGTTGGTGCGCTATTACCTCACCGACGTGACGCTGAAGGAAGCCTGGACCGCGCCGGCCGCGCTCGATCTGCGTCCCCATGTCATGGCCGACGTGGCGCGGCTGCCGGTGCTCGACATCGTGTCCGCCGTCCACTTCACCGCCGACCTGACGCTTGGCCTGGGCGAGGTGATGCATGACTATCTTGCCGATTACAGCCGGTCTGAAACCAGTACAAACCAGCTGGAGAAAGCCCGTGCTTGA
- a CDS encoding SIS domain-containing protein, which yields MTTGKNRPAGLAAIDREMARQHADALVSFRQNVDIAARVATSIRQTGRVLLLGMGGSHAVARAVEPLYRAAGIDAIALPLSEQLGQPLPLAGRTVLVTSQSGESAEVVRWFSETGVASDIFGLTLEGASFLARTAPCLVGAGGTELAFAATRSLTVTFALHLAILSALSQDPAAALSVLDSPEAGDIDGALAALSNVTSIVTSGRQLQGVAEAIALGLTELSRLPCFSLEGGQLRHGPMEMLGPKVGVMLFRGNDPTSDLVAGMAASVVETSSPVVIFDSSGQAPVAGAATLSFKPASGMAAILAMLPVAQRLMVAFADARVENAGTPVRSSKITRSE from the coding sequence ATGACTACAGGAAAAAACCGACCGGCCGGGCTTGCCGCGATCGACCGCGAGATGGCGCGCCAGCATGCGGACGCCCTCGTCTCGTTCAGGCAGAATGTTGACATCGCGGCAAGGGTCGCCACTTCGATCAGGCAGACCGGGCGTGTGCTTCTGCTTGGCATGGGCGGCTCACATGCCGTGGCGCGCGCCGTCGAGCCGCTCTACCGCGCTGCCGGCATCGACGCCATCGCCCTGCCGCTTTCCGAGCAGCTCGGCCAGCCGCTGCCGCTGGCGGGCAGGACCGTCCTGGTGACATCCCAGTCCGGCGAAAGCGCCGAGGTCGTCAGATGGTTTTCCGAGACCGGCGTCGCTTCCGATATTTTCGGACTGACGCTCGAGGGCGCCTCGTTCCTCGCCCGCACGGCTCCCTGCCTGGTCGGAGCCGGCGGCACCGAACTGGCCTTCGCCGCGACCCGCAGCCTGACCGTCACCTTCGCGCTGCACCTGGCGATCCTGTCGGCGCTTAGCCAGGACCCGGCCGCCGCACTTTCCGTACTTGATAGCCCTGAGGCCGGCGATATCGATGGCGCGCTTGCAGCACTCAGCAATGTGACGAGCATCGTCACCTCGGGCCGCCAGCTGCAGGGTGTCGCCGAAGCCATCGCGCTCGGCCTCACGGAACTGTCGCGGCTGCCCTGCTTTTCGCTCGAAGGCGGCCAGCTCCGCCATGGCCCGATGGAGATGCTCGGCCCCAAGGTCGGCGTCATGCTGTTTCGCGGCAACGACCCGACGTCGGACCTTGTCGCCGGTATGGCCGCGTCCGTGGTCGAGACCAGCTCGCCTGTGGTCATTTTCGATTCATCCGGGCAAGCGCCGGTGGCAGGCGCCGCGACACTTTCGTTCAAGCCTGCTTCCGGCATGGCCGCGATCCTTGCCATGCTGCCGGTGGCGCAACGCCTGATGGTCGCCTTTGCCGACGCCCGCGTCGAAAATGCCGGCACGCCGGTTCGCTCCAGCAAGATCACCAGGAGCGAATGA
- a CDS encoding patatin-like phospholipase family protein, with translation MLERNRNKQATIEEISAQYDRVALVFQGGGALGAYQAGVYQALADAGCEPTWLSGVSIGAINASIIAGNEPSRRLQRLEQFWQTISGRKIWAYTPEGDIYRDIRNRTSSWMTMTMGQPGFFKPRNPIPWFEPQGAEGATSFYDTAELKDTLQSLIDFDILNDGKKRLSVGAVNVRTGNFVYFDTDKVRIEPEHIMASGALPPAFPSIRIEGEYYWDGGIVSNTPLQYLLDQEEDRSSLVFQVDLFSARGVLPRSMPDVLSRHKDIMYSSRTRQNTDNFQRIHGLKMKLLEALKRVPAELLAEGEKELIEDYSNAGMVNIVHLIYQHKGYEGHAKDYEFSGTSMREHWDTGLEDTQRTLRHRQWLTLPTNVEGVAIHDLHREDPT, from the coding sequence GTGCTTGAACGCAACCGAAACAAGCAGGCCACCATCGAGGAAATCTCGGCGCAGTATGATCGTGTCGCGCTGGTGTTCCAGGGCGGCGGCGCGCTCGGCGCCTACCAGGCCGGCGTCTATCAGGCGCTCGCCGACGCCGGCTGCGAACCGACCTGGCTGTCCGGCGTATCGATCGGCGCCATCAATGCATCGATCATCGCCGGCAATGAACCGAGCCGCCGCCTGCAGCGGCTCGAGCAATTCTGGCAGACGATCTCGGGGCGCAAGATCTGGGCCTACACGCCCGAAGGCGACATCTACCGCGACATCCGCAACCGCACCAGTTCGTGGATGACGATGACCATGGGCCAGCCCGGCTTCTTCAAGCCGCGCAATCCCATCCCCTGGTTCGAGCCGCAGGGCGCCGAGGGCGCCACAAGCTTCTACGACACGGCCGAGTTGAAGGACACGCTGCAAAGCCTGATCGACTTCGACATCCTCAACGACGGCAAGAAGCGGCTCAGCGTCGGCGCGGTCAATGTCAGGACCGGCAACTTCGTCTATTTCGACACCGACAAGGTCCGCATCGAGCCGGAGCACATCATGGCCAGCGGCGCGTTGCCGCCCGCTTTTCCGTCGATCCGCATCGAAGGCGAATATTACTGGGATGGCGGCATCGTCTCCAACACGCCGCTGCAATATCTTCTCGACCAGGAGGAAGACCGCTCGTCGCTGGTGTTCCAGGTCGACCTGTTCAGTGCGCGCGGTGTTCTGCCACGCAGCATGCCGGACGTGCTGTCGCGCCACAAGGACATCATGTATTCGAGCCGCACGCGACAAAACACCGACAATTTCCAGCGTATCCACGGGCTGAAGATGAAGCTGCTCGAGGCGCTGAAGCGCGTTCCCGCTGAATTGCTGGCGGAAGGCGAGAAGGAGCTGATCGAGGACTACTCGAATGCCGGCATGGTCAACATCGTGCACCTGATCTACCAGCACAAAGGCTATGAGGGTCACGCCAAGGATTACGAATTCTCCGGCACCTCGATGCGCGAGCACTGGGACACCGGACTGGAAGACACGCAGCGCACCTTGCGCCATCGCCAGTGGCTGACGCTGCCGACCAATGTCGAGGGCGTCGCCATCCACGACCTGCATCGCGAAGATCCGACGTAG
- a CDS encoding ABC transporter ATP-binding protein, which yields MSDIRVERLTKRFNETAALNAVSLDFPRGSFTALLGPSGCGKTTMLRLIAGFEAPSEGRVLFGDRLMADPQRQVPPESRGVGVVFQSYALWPHMDVAENVAYPLKARHVRQGEIAARVGVVLEIVGLNGFEKRRIEELSGGQRQRVGLARCLVADAGIILFDEPLANLDMHLRSSMVDAFRDIHRRTGATIVYVTHDQAEALALADRVAVMSQGRLLQAAAPQEVYRAPADATVAGFVGRGSIVSGTAADHANGTATVEIAGHRFAARSAGGQPGPAKVLLRPEALRLSLEGLPATVLDSIYRGPVYEARLALPESGQELLIDSAEALAVGQKVRVAVSDGWIIPGS from the coding sequence ATGAGCGACATCAGGGTGGAACGCCTTACCAAGCGGTTCAATGAGACGGCGGCGCTCAACGCCGTTTCGCTCGATTTCCCCAGGGGGTCCTTTACCGCGCTGCTCGGGCCCTCCGGTTGCGGCAAGACCACGATGCTGAGGTTGATCGCCGGCTTCGAGGCGCCCAGTGAGGGCCGCGTCCTGTTCGGTGACCGGTTGATGGCCGATCCTCAGCGGCAGGTGCCGCCGGAATCGCGCGGCGTTGGCGTCGTTTTCCAGTCCTACGCGCTCTGGCCGCATATGGATGTGGCTGAGAACGTCGCCTATCCGCTGAAGGCTCGGCACGTGAGGCAAGGCGAGATCGCTGCCCGTGTCGGCGTTGTCCTCGAGATCGTCGGCCTCAACGGCTTCGAAAAGCGTCGCATCGAGGAACTGTCGGGCGGCCAGCGCCAGCGTGTAGGGCTGGCGCGCTGTCTGGTCGCCGACGCTGGGATCATCCTGTTCGACGAACCGCTTGCCAATCTCGACATGCATTTGCGGTCGTCAATGGTCGATGCATTCCGCGACATCCATCGCCGCACCGGCGCCACCATCGTCTATGTCACCCATGACCAGGCAGAAGCGCTGGCGCTGGCCGACCGCGTCGCCGTCATGAGCCAGGGCCGGTTGCTGCAGGCGGCAGCGCCGCAAGAGGTCTATCGCGCGCCCGCCGATGCGACCGTTGCGGGCTTCGTCGGTAGGGGATCCATCGTCTCGGGAACGGCTGCCGACCATGCCAATGGGACCGCTACAGTCGAGATCGCCGGGCATCGCTTTGCCGCGCGAAGTGCCGGGGGGCAGCCAGGACCGGCCAAGGTCCTGTTGCGGCCCGAGGCACTTCGGCTTTCGTTGGAAGGCCTGCCGGCGACGGTGCTGGACAGCATCTATCGTGGCCCGGTCTATGAGGCGCGGCTGGCCTTGCCGGAGTCGGGACAGGAATTGCTGATCGACAGCGCCGAGGCGTTGGCTGTGGGGCAGAAGGTGCGGGTGGCCGTGTCGGATGGCTGGATCATCCCTGGAAGCTGA
- a CDS encoding carbohydrate ABC transporter permease: protein MERKSLAFSIFIHACALLLAAIILAPIAWLFIMSISPAADLAAKPLRWWPQSVDFSRYQQLLSTAENSAGAAFTSSLRNSLEIAGMATFAGLLLAIPAGWAVSRTPSIGWSLSMVIATYMLPPVALAVPLYMGLSHLGLLNNVFGLALVYLTILAPFTTWLMKSGFDSIPREIEAAAMIDGAGLFQTLRIITLPLAAPVMATSALFALLLAWDEFFYALLFTSDQRAKTLTVAIADLAGGRVSDYGLIATAGVLAALPPVLIGLVMQRALISGLTSGGVKG, encoded by the coding sequence ATGGAACGCAAGAGCCTCGCCTTCAGCATCTTCATCCATGCCTGCGCGCTGCTGCTCGCCGCGATCATCCTGGCTCCCATTGCCTGGCTGTTCATCATGAGCATATCGCCGGCCGCCGATCTTGCCGCCAAGCCGCTGCGCTGGTGGCCGCAAAGCGTCGACTTCTCCCGCTACCAGCAACTTCTATCGACGGCGGAAAACAGCGCCGGCGCGGCCTTCACCTCCTCGCTTCGCAACAGTCTTGAAATCGCCGGCATGGCGACTTTCGCCGGCCTGCTCCTGGCCATTCCCGCCGGATGGGCGGTCTCGCGCACGCCGTCGATCGGCTGGTCGCTGTCGATGGTCATCGCCACCTACATGCTGCCGCCGGTGGCGCTCGCCGTGCCGCTCTATATGGGCCTGTCGCATCTCGGCTTGCTCAACAACGTCTTTGGCCTGGCGCTGGTCTATCTGACGATCCTGGCGCCCTTCACCACCTGGCTGATGAAGTCGGGCTTCGATTCGATTCCGCGCGAAATCGAGGCGGCAGCGATGATAGACGGCGCCGGCCTGTTCCAGACGCTGCGCATCATCACCTTGCCGCTGGCCGCACCCGTGATGGCGACATCGGCGCTGTTTGCCCTGCTGCTTGCCTGGGACGAATTCTTCTACGCGCTGCTCTTCACCTCGGACCAGCGCGCCAAGACCCTGACCGTCGCTATCGCCGATTTAGCCGGCGGCCGTGTCTCCGACTACGGATTGATCGCCACAGCCGGCGTGCTGGCCGCCCTGCCGCCGGTGCTGATCGGCCTCGTCATGCAACGCGCGCTGATTTCCGGCCTGACCAGTGGTGGCGTGAAAGGATAA
- a CDS encoding extracellular solute-binding protein: protein MLKSIGKTLLGAVFVGGLFVPHAFAETSLNALFMAQAAYSEADVRAMTDAFTKANPDIKVNLEFVPYEGLHDKTVLAQGSGGGYDVVLFDVIWPAEYATNKVLVDVSSRITDDMKKGVLPGAWTTVQYDGKSYGMPWILDTKYLFYNKEMLEKAGIKTPPKTWEELSEQAKIIKDKGIVATPIAWSWSQAEAAVCDYTTLVSAYGGDFLKGGKPDFQNGGGLDALKYMVASYKSGLTNPNSKEFLEEDVRKVFENGDAAFALNWTYMYNMANDPKDSKVAGKVGVVPAPGVAGKSEVSAVNGSMGLGVTAVSKHQDEAWKYITFMTSQATQNQYAKLSLPIWASSYDDPAVTKGQEELIAAAKLGLAAMYPRPTTPKYQELSTALQQAIQESLLGQSSPEDALNTAAKNSGL, encoded by the coding sequence ATGCTGAAATCGATCGGTAAGACCCTGTTGGGTGCAGTCTTTGTCGGGGGCCTGTTCGTTCCCCACGCTTTCGCCGAAACGTCGCTCAACGCGCTGTTCATGGCCCAGGCCGCCTACAGCGAGGCCGACGTGCGCGCCATGACGGATGCCTTCACCAAGGCCAACCCGGACATCAAGGTCAATCTCGAATTCGTCCCCTATGAAGGCCTGCACGACAAGACCGTGCTCGCGCAGGGCTCTGGTGGCGGCTACGACGTCGTGCTGTTCGACGTCATCTGGCCGGCCGAATACGCGACCAACAAGGTGCTGGTCGACGTCTCCTCGCGCATCACCGACGACATGAAGAAGGGCGTCCTGCCCGGCGCCTGGACCACCGTCCAGTATGACGGCAAATCCTACGGCATGCCCTGGATCCTCGACACCAAATACCTGTTCTACAACAAGGAAATGTTGGAAAAGGCCGGCATCAAGACGCCGCCGAAGACATGGGAAGAGCTGAGCGAACAGGCCAAGATCATCAAGGACAAGGGCATCGTCGCCACGCCCATCGCCTGGAGCTGGTCGCAGGCTGAAGCTGCTGTGTGCGACTACACCACGCTGGTCAGCGCTTATGGCGGCGACTTCCTCAAGGGCGGCAAGCCCGATTTCCAGAACGGCGGCGGTCTCGACGCCCTGAAATACATGGTGGCCAGCTACAAGTCGGGCCTCACCAACCCGAATTCCAAGGAATTCCTGGAAGAAGATGTGCGCAAGGTGTTCGAGAACGGCGACGCCGCCTTCGCGCTGAACTGGACCTACATGTACAACATGGCCAACGACCCTAAGGACAGCAAGGTCGCGGGCAAGGTTGGTGTCGTGCCGGCGCCCGGCGTTGCCGGCAAGAGCGAAGTCTCGGCCGTCAACGGCTCGATGGGCCTTGGTGTCACGGCGGTCAGCAAGCACCAGGACGAGGCCTGGAAGTACATCACCTTCATGACCTCGCAGGCGACGCAGAACCAGTACGCCAAGCTCAGCCTGCCGATCTGGGCGTCCTCCTATGACGATCCGGCGGTCACCAAGGGTCAGGAAGAGCTGATCGCCGCCGCAAAGCTCGGATTGGCCGCAATGTATCCTCGCCCGACCACGCCGAAATATCAGGAGCTCTCGACCGCCCTGCAGCAGGCGATTCAGGAATCGCTTCTCGGCCAGTCCTCGCCTGAGGATGCCCTGAACACCGCTGCCAAGAACAGCGGCCTCTGA